The segment CTGCCACCTCCGGTTCTTCTTGTGTCCAAGCCCTCAgacccttccccacctccccctcctttcccttccccgaAGGATTGTTCCCTTTCACTGCCTGGTCTCCCAGGGCAACCCCCGCCGCCGGGTGTGAGAGGAGAGAGTGTGTGTCACTGTGTATGCGTGACACTCTGGGTCTTTTTGGAGggaggggtctgccccaccccctTCCACTAGTCCTGCAGCCCCAGTCCCCTCCCCCCAATTCCCTGGGTCCTTATGGTCCCCAAGGGTGATTTGTTCATGGCCCCATCCCGGTGTCCAGTCTGGCCTTGGGAGGGGGTCTTGGAACAGGtggccctcccccacccctctcctttctctcagtcccccccttccctttctctccacctTACAATAGCTGCAGCCGGCCTGGGGTCGGATGGGGGGGATTAGGGGAGGGGGCCAGGATTAGGGGAATGGACCAGCCGATgaaaggggctggaggagagcagaagggagggggctaggaggaggaggaggaaggggagggggtcCGCGCTAATCGACTCTGGAGCCCACATAAGGACTGGCCACGGACTGAAGGAGAGGACAGGGAAGTAGGGGGGAactgggggagggggcgaggggaCCCACTGCTGCCTTGTCCCAGAAACAGGCCACCCCCTGGCAGCTGCAGCCCAAGTCCGGGAGCCCCAGCTCAGGCTGAAGGAGACAGGACGCCCATCACGGTCTCTTTTCCCCGTAGCCCTCTCATCTCCTGCCCTCAATGGGGATCgctctgtcccttcctcttctctttcctccccgTGCCCTTCCTTTACTGGAAAGTCCTAGAGGAGACCTGTGCCCGCTTCCCACTCCAGACATTCGGCCCCTTatgcccccacccacccacaggCGCACACCCCCTCCCCGATAGAGGCCCCatcttgtgtgtgtgtccctGCTTCCGCGTGGTGTCTCCATTCCCCCGTTCCTCCCGTGcgcctccctcccccgccccgggcCGCGGCTCTTGATTGTCCAAACGCAATTCTCGAGTCTCTGGCTCCGGCCGAGAGTTGAGTCTGGACGTCCCGAGCCGCCGCCCCCAAACCTCGAGGGGAGTGCGGGTCGGAGGGTCTAGGGAGAGCTAAAGCGGAGGGTGGAGCAAGTCCCCAGGGTGGTAAGGGGAATCCCGGGCACAGCGGGACTTAGTTGCGTTCACAGGACCGGAGGACTGAAGCGGCAGAGGAGCCCTTGCAGCTTTTCTCCCCCGGAATCCTGGGCTGGGGTTACGGAGAAGTTgtgggcggggaggggggagccGTTCCCCAGAGCCGCCAGGGGACGCCGAGTGGGGGAGGTGGCCCCTTTTCCAATCCCTCCGTCCCCTCCGGGGTCCGAGCGATCCCAGGCCCCGCCCTCCGGAGCGGAGGCCCCGAGTGGGGGCCTCGGAAAGGGAAGGGCAGCTAAGGGTGGCCGCGCGACGGCGCCGGGCCGGGGACGGAAACCGTGGTCCCCACGTGGCGCGGGACTCCGGGGACGCCGGCTCCGCTCGGAGGACAGACGCGTCCCGAGGGCGGGGGAACCCGGGCGTCCACGTCGCGTCCCACCCCCGCCGCGAGTGGCTGGTGACGTCTCTGTCGGCGGGGGGTGGAGTGGAGTGGAGGGGCAGGCGGAAGTGACGTAGGCCCCAGCGCCCGGGccatggcggcggcggcggcgggagctgCTGTCTGAGCAGCGGCTGCGGACCGCGCGAATTCGGCCCGGGAGCCCAGGCCCAGGGAGCGGCGCTGCGGCAGCAGCAGCGCGGACGGCGGGAGCCGGGTGAGGGCCGcgccggcgcggggcgggggcggagggGGGAGCCCCGGAGGGCGGGGTCTGCGCGAGGGCGGCCCCCCTAAcaccctcccaccccttccctttcccccctccccagcccacctctcCGTCGCCGCCGTGGAGCCCTGGTGGGGGTCTGTGCCCGGTCACCATGACGACGCCGGCGAATGCCCAGAATGCCAGCAAAACGTGGGAACTGAGTCTGTATGAGCTCCATCGGACTCCGCAGGTGACAAGGAGTCTCCCTTCTCAGCTCACTCCCTCGCCCCAAACCCCTCAATCTGCAGACCCCAATCTCACCgcctcttttccatttttttttgccCTATTCTACCGACCCTGCCCGATTCACAGACTGCCTTGGCCCTACCTTTGAACTCCCTTAttcttttcaaagcactttcacatttgGCTCATTTAATCCCCAAAACAGCCGGGCCAGAGAGGTAAAGCAAGTAGTATTACCATCTTCATTTGAAAGGTAGTGAGCAGACAGAAGTTACCTTTCCTGTTCCTCAGTTCACTGTCAGAGatcagtgcatataaaagtcaCCTTGCGAGATTATTAAAAATGGAGATGCCCCTGTCGCCCCCCAGCATTCtgatccagtagtgggatggggCCTCCGAATCTGTGTTTGTCACAGGCACCCTAGCGGATTCTGATATAAGTAGTACCAGGACCACACTTTAAGGAATTCTGTTGAATAAGTCTTCCCCAAACTGCAAATGTTGCCACCGCCCCCCCAGGCCTTTCATCAAACTTCAGATCCTCCTACTGCAAAGCTCTTATGCTTAGTTAATGGACACTAATCCCTTCTGTTCTCCATTCTCTCCAAGTCAATAGCCCCTCTCTCTCTCGCAGAATTCCCATCTTCCTTAAGTAGCCAACATGGGGTACCCAGGATTCCACCATCTCACTGTATTTCTCAAAACTCTCATTTCGTGGACCACTTGTTTCTAAAACCCCTTTCCCCCTAACCCACCACCACCTTTTCACTCACCGATGCCTCCAGGAAGCCATCATGGATGGCACAGAGATTGCAGTTTCCCCTCGGTCGCTGCATTCAGAACTCATGTGCCCCATCTGCCTGGACATGCTGAAGAATACGATGACCACCAAGGAGTGCCTCCACCGATTCTGCTCTGACTGCATTGTCACAGCCCTGCGGAGCGGGTAACAGGAGGGACATGTTTGAGTTGGGGCCTCAGTGCCCTGGCGACTGACTGCTCAAggcctcctctctcccaccccaggaaCAAGGAGTGCCCTACTTGCCGCAAGAAGCTGGTATCCAAGCGATCTCTGCGGCCAGACCCCAACTTCGATGCCCTGATCTCTAAGATCTATCCCAGCCGGGAGGAATACGAGGCCCACCAAGACCGGGTGCTCATCCGCCTCAGCCGCCTGCACAACCAGCAGGCACTGAGCTCCAGCATCGAGGAGGGGCTGCGCATGCAGGCCATGCACAGGTTTGGGCCGGGAGAGAGGTGGCAGCAGGGCTGGTGGGTTAGATCAGTGGGTCAGACTCCTGGCGCTGTCTTTGCTGCCTCCCTGCTTCTAAACCTTGGCATCCTTAGAGCGAACCACAGCCTGATGGTCAGGCCTGGAAGCCATGGATGTAAATCGTAGCTTcttagttctattcttaataagAAAATAGCTCGGCCTCTAACTTTCCGGAAGTTAGAACAGTAGAGTGATTTTGAGCATAAGCTCTGGATTCACACTGCTGGGAATTAAATCACTTTCTAGACCAGCATTGCTCGGTCTTAAATGTGCATCCAGATTACCTGAGGgccttgttaaaaatgcaaattctggtGCAGTAGGTCCGGAGTTGTGTATTTCAACAAGCCTGTGCTACTGGTTCTTGGACCGCATTTTGAGAGGCGAGGGGCTATGAAGtcaaacaagttatttaacctctctaagtctcagtttcctcagccgTGAAGTAGAGAAAATAATTCCCTGCCTTGTAGGATTTGTATTTTCTGAGGCAGTTAACGCAAAACACTTAGCAGTATGCTTGGCATGTAgttaatgtttaataaatattaggtGTCATCGTTAAGATTTCCCTAATCTCTTAATTCTCTGAAGTttaaaatctaaactccttaTCCATGGTGCTTTCTAACCTCAACCCCTTGCTTCTACAGGGCCCAGCGTGTGAGGCGGCCGATGCCTGGGTCAGATCAGACCACCACGATGAGTGGGGGGGAAGGAGagcctggggagggagaaggggatggCGAGGATGTGAGCTCAGACTCCGCCCCTGActctgccccaggccctgctcccaAGCGACCCCGTGGAGGGGGCGCAGGGGGGAGCAGTGTAGGGACAGGGGGAGGTGGCActggtggggtgggtgggggtgccGGTTCTGAAGACTCTGGTGACCGGGGAGGGACTCTGGGAgggggaaccctgggccccccAAGCCCTCCTGGGGCTCCTAGCCCCCCGGAGCCAGGTGGAGAAATTGAGCTCGTGTTCCGGCCCCACCCCCTGCTCGTGGAGAAGGGAGAATACTGCCAGACTAGGTGAGAACCCTGTCTTGCCCCAGACCACTGAGAAACCAGAGATCACATAGACTTCCATCAGACGTGGGCTTCACCCAGACCCAGGAAAAAACCCTAACCCAGAGGCCCTTTTGGAAAGTGCTCTACTTCCTTTCTTATTTGTACCCTAAACCTGCCCTCTTTCCCACTTCAGGTATGTGAAGACAACTGGCAATGCCACAGTGGACCATCTTTCCAAATACTTGGCCCTGCGCATCGCCCTCGAGCGGAGACAGCAGCAAGAGGCGGGGGAACCAGGAGGGCCTGGAGGGGGCGCCTCCGATGCTGGGGGACCTgaggggggtggtggggagggtgggggtgccGGAGGAGGTGACGGCCCCGAGGAGCCTGCCTTGCCCAGTCTGGAGGGTGTCAGCGAAAAGCAGTACACCATCTACATCGCCCCTGGGGGCGGAGCTTTCACGGTGAGAGCCTCGGAGGGCAGGGCGGCGGTAttagaggggagggaaggggaggaccACACACAGCCATAGTCCTGATGTCTTAACTGACTCcgcctcttctccctctgcttctcccatctccctcctctgtcctttcTTCACCCCCATCACTCCATATGCCCCTGCTTTGGCCCATCtgttttattgttcctttttcttccctcctctcttggTCCTCTCATTCATTTCCTTTACTGTCTTCtccaacttctttttctcttccctggcctctccctcccacttcctCTGTAGACACTGAATGGCTCGCTGACCCTGGAGCTGGTGAATGAGAAGTTCTGGAAGGTGTCCCGGCCGCTGGAGCTCTGCTATGCTCCCACCAAGGATCCAAAGTGACCCCACAAGGGGACAGCTAGAGGATGGGGACCATGGGGTGTCCCTGTGTCCTGGCCCACCACCCCAGCTTCTTTGTCCCCCAGTGCCCCCTAGCCCAGCCAGCCAGCGAGAGGACACAAATGAGGACGAGTGGCTTTTATACAAAGTATCTATATCAGATTCTTCTATATTGTACAGAGTGGGGCATGCGCCCCCATCTACTGCCTTTTCTATCGCCCCCCAACCTCCCATCTACAAGAAGTCGGGGAAGGTGAAGAACCCTCCCCTTCATGCCCTCCtaccaacaacaacaaatttgcttttttcctctttgaaaccTGCAGTTCTGTGTCTCTTTATCAGGGTGTACCAgaaagggggggggggaaggaTTGGGGAGGGAAGTCTAGAAATCATGCAGAATCCGCCTTGGAAATGGGGAGGAAATGTCAAACGTTGTTCACAGTGTGTCATTCCCATTTTTCGGAACCTTCAACTCAGCAAATATGTAGGAAGACAGGGAGGAACCATCTGTGAAGCTGAAATAGGATGGAGCGGGGAGAGGTGTGTGCAGTCAGATCCCAAACTTGCCCCCTAAAACCTGAAGGGCCCAGGCTGAATCCTGGATCTCAGTAgcaaagggaaagcaggaagaaggcTCAAGAGAGCAAGACAAGTTTGTGGACGGGACTGGACGCGACGTTTGGAAGGGGAATGATTCCTTGTCAGTGCGGGAAGCCGGTGTCTGtagctggaaagaaaaagagaaggaggtggggaggcTACGAGAACCTCCCTCGAGCTGCCGGCCTCCCGGAGAAGGCGGGCAGCGCCGCGGACTACAGTTCCCAAGAGTGCGCGAGCCGGTGCCCGCCGAG is part of the Equus caballus isolate H_3958 breed thoroughbred chromosome 20, TB-T2T, whole genome shotgun sequence genome and harbors:
- the RING1 gene encoding E3 ubiquitin-protein ligase RING1 isoform X1, which produces MTTPANAQNASKTWELSLYELHRTPQEAIMDGTEIAVSPRSLHSELMCPICLDMLKNTMTTKECLHRFCSDCIVTALRSGNKECPTCRKKLVSKRSLRPDPNFDALISKIYPSREEYEAHQDRVLIRLSRLHNQQALSSSIEEGLRMQAMHRAQRVRRPMPGSDQTTTMSGGEGEPGEGEGDGEDVSSDSAPDSAPGPAPKRPRGGGAGGSSVGTGGGGTGGVGGGAGSEDSGDRGGTLGGGTLGPPSPPGAPSPPEPGGEIELVFRPHPLLVEKGEYCQTRYVKTTGNATVDHLSKYLALRIALERRQQQEAGEPGGPGGGASDAGGPEGGGGEGGGAGGGDGPEEPALPSLEGVSEKQYTIYIAPGGGAFTTLNGSLTLELVNEKFWKVSRPLELCYAPTKDPK
- the RING1 gene encoding E3 ubiquitin-protein ligase RING1 isoform X2, producing the protein MDGTEIAVSPRSLHSELMCPICLDMLKNTMTTKECLHRFCSDCIVTALRSGNKECPTCRKKLVSKRSLRPDPNFDALISKIYPSREEYEAHQDRVLIRLSRLHNQQALSSSIEEGLRMQAMHRAQRVRRPMPGSDQTTTMSGGEGEPGEGEGDGEDVSSDSAPDSAPGPAPKRPRGGGAGGSSVGTGGGGTGGVGGGAGSEDSGDRGGTLGGGTLGPPSPPGAPSPPEPGGEIELVFRPHPLLVEKGEYCQTRYVKTTGNATVDHLSKYLALRIALERRQQQEAGEPGGPGGGASDAGGPEGGGGEGGGAGGGDGPEEPALPSLEGVSEKQYTIYIAPGGGAFTTLNGSLTLELVNEKFWKVSRPLELCYAPTKDPK